The stretch of DNA CAGTGAAAGCGGTGAAGCCATGTGAACAACTCCTGATCAAAGGGTGGCCGCCAGGCGGCCGGTTAATCGGTCAACCTGCGAAACGGGTGCAGGGCATTCCGGCGATCCCGACATCGGCCATCAACACGGCGCCGTCCAGCTCGGCCGCGGACTTGCCCGGCCTGGCCGAGGTCACATACAAACGGGTCAGGTCCGGCCCGCCGAATACGCAGCTGGTGGGGTGGCTGACGGGCAATTCGATAATGCGATCAAGGCAGCCGTCGGGCTCAAAACGCAGCAGGCAATGCCCGCCCCAACGCGCATTCCAGACATAACCTTCGACATCCATGGCGGACCCGTCCGGTACGCCGCGCGGGTGCGGTCCCGCCCAGGTGCGACGCTCGACGAGACGACCATCGTCCGCGAGGTCATGGATGTACAAAGATTCATCGAGCGTATCGCCGCAGATGACGCGGTCGCCCGCCTCGCTCCACAGCAGCGTGTTGACGATGCCCTGATCGCTGAGCAGCTGCGTCACCGAGCCGTCCGGATCGACCCTGAACAGCCCGCCGGAGCGCCGGGTGACCGGCAGATCGCTGCCGTCTTCGGCGATGTTGTTCTGCATGGTGCCCAGCCAGAGCCGCCCCTGTGCGTCGCAACGCGCTTCGTTGGCGCGGTTGCCGGGCGTAGCGTCCGCGACGCAGAAACGCTCAAGCGCAGGCTCGGCTTCAGCCGAGTTGCAATCGAGGCGGTAAATGCCACTGGCCTGCGTCACCAGCGCGTCGCCGCGTTGCGTGGGAATGAATGCCGAGACCGGCTCGGCCAGCTGCCATTGCCGGTAACCAGCCGGACCCAGCCGGCAGGCCAGTCGACCGACGATGTCGGCCCAATAGAGCGTCTGATCCTGGGCATCCCAGAAAGGCCCCTCGGCCAGCGTGTAACGTTGTTGCGAGATGGGCAGCCATTGCATGGTCGCACTCCGCTTTCATTATTTTTATGGCGCAGTCTGCTCGCCGCGTAACACGACCAGCTCCGGGTAGTTTCGTGAAATCGTCAGGGCCGCCCGCTCGATCAGCGTCATGCAGGCCCATACGCCGCGCGCGACATCGCGGCTGGCGATCGCGTCGGCGATGTCCTTGTGCAACGGCAGCGTCAGACCGAGCTCATCCGGGACGGTCGACGACACCTCAAACGACACCGCCAGCAACGCGCCAAGCGCGGGCACCATGCGCTCGATGAATTGGTTATGGCTGGCGGCAAGCACCGCCTCGTGAAACAGCTTGTCGGCGCGGTTGTATTCGTCCTTGTCGCCGAGGGAGGCGGCCAGCATCTGGTAGGCCGCCTGGATTTCGGCGATCTGCTTCGGTGTGGCGCGC from Pseudomonas sp. DNDY-54 encodes:
- a CDS encoding SMP-30/gluconolactonase/LRE family protein translates to MQWLPISQQRYTLAEGPFWDAQDQTLYWADIVGRLACRLGPAGYRQWQLAEPVSAFIPTQRGDALVTQASGIYRLDCNSAEAEPALERFCVADATPGNRANEARCDAQGRLWLGTMQNNIAEDGSDLPVTRRSGGLFRVDPDGSVTQLLSDQGIVNTLLWSEAGDRVICGDTLDESLYIHDLADDGRLVERRTWAGPHPRGVPDGSAMDVEGYVWNARWGGHCLLRFEPDGCLDRIIELPVSHPTSCVFGGPDLTRLYVTSARPGKSAAELDGAVLMADVGIAGMPCTRFAG
- a CDS encoding FadR/GntR family transcriptional regulator, translated to MSNNYHSATVDWLGSWIASGKVQPGEALKVEAGLCEELGVSRTVIREAIKTLVAKGMLDVGPKVGTRVTPVRAWNLFDVQVVGWLAKNGLPESFVMDLLDLRRTIEPTAVRWACERATPKQIAEIQAAYQMLAASLGDKDEYNRADKLFHEAVLAASHNQFIERMVPALGALLAVSFEVSSTVPDELGLTLPLHKDIADAIASRDVARGVWACMTLIERAALTISRNYPELVVLRGEQTAP